Proteins found in one Brachypodium distachyon strain Bd21 chromosome 5, Brachypodium_distachyon_v3.0, whole genome shotgun sequence genomic segment:
- the LOC106865592 gene encoding uncharacterized protein LOC106865592, producing the protein MAPSNLPHLSTFALRSILEKDKLNGTNFTNWYRNLRIVLKQEKKDHVLDTPLPDEPDEDATVAVMNAHRKARDESTEISCLMLAHMEPDLQQQFENVEAYDMIESLKSMFQAQAKTERYQVSQALLGCKLKDGDPLSPHVIKMTGYVQSLDRLGFPISDEFATDIVLNSLPSAYAPFISNYHMHGMDKKLTELHGMLKTAEADLKKGTSQVLMVQNKAKFKKGSWTKKKKAKSGGKTQDSVPSAASGTKPSPAAGSTCFYCKTDGHWKRNCSKFLADKAKSGSGTSNSGAGKN; encoded by the exons atggcacctagcaaccttcctcatttgtccacttttgcgttgaggtcgatcctagagaaagataaacttaatggaactaatttcaccaactggtatcgTAATCTGAGGATAGTcctcaagcaagaaaagaaggaccatgTTCTAGACACTCCACTCCCAGATGAGCCTGATGAAGATGCGACAGTCGCTGTCATGAATGCCCACCGTAAGGCTAGAGATGAGTCTACGGAAATTAGCTGTCTTATGCTTGCACACATGGAACCggacttgcagcagcagttcgagaatgttgaggcctaCGATATGATCGAAAGCCTCAAAAGTATGTTCCAGGCTCAGGCAAAGACCGAGAGGTATCAAGTCTCTCAAGCTTTGCTTGGCTGTAAGCTCAAAGACGGCGATCCACTGAGTCCGCACGTGATCAAGATGACTGGTTACGTGCAGTCTTTGGATAGGCTGGGTTTTCCCATAAGCGATGAGTTCGCTACAGATATAGTTCTGAACTCTCTTCCTAGTGCATATGCTCCGTTCATCTCGAActatcacatgcatggtatggATAAGAAGCTCACTGAACTACATGGGATGCTCAAGACAGCAGAGGCTGATCTCAAGAAAGGCACcagtcaagtgttgatggtgcagaataaggctaagttcaagaagggttcttggactaagaagaagaaggctaagtCAGGAGGCAAAACTCAGGACTCTGTCCCGAGCGCTGCCTCAGGGACTAAGCCATCTCCTGCAGCTGGATCCACTTGCTTCTATTGCAAGACGGATGGGcactggaagaggaactgcagcaagtttttggctgacaaagccaagagtggaagtgggacTTCTAACTCAG GGGCTGGTAAGAACTAG